AAACTACCACTGTTTCAGAAAGGGTACATGTCAGGATCAGCGCCCGGCGAACCCTGCCTTTTGTGTCTCCTTCCCCTCCTTTCTGTCCTCTTCCCTGTTTTTTGCCGCTCTGCCCCAGTGTACCTAGTCCCTAGTGTGTTTTCTCTATTCCCCAGCCTGCTGCATAGGTCAGTGGGCTGCATGTGCAGCTCAGATACTGTTCCTTCATATTATGGTTTTGAGGGTGGCTGGAGATCAGTCTCACCTGTTCTGTTTATTCAATTTTTGTTCTCTtgtgtttattttgtgttttcttattCTTGAGCTTCCCCAGGCTTATTGTGATTATTTCTGTGTGCTCTTGTTTCTAGTATTTCCTGGTGATGTTCCCCCTAGTGCTTGCTGTATCTTCTTAGTCTTTAGTGTTTTATTCTCTTACTGTAGTTCTCTGTGCTTGGGGTTATTGTGTCCACCTGTCTCTCGTTGCTCCCTGTGTCTCCCTTGATTGGTTCATTGATTAAGTGACACCCGTTCTTTGTTTTTCCCTGGATGTCTGTGTATTTAACTGCCTTCCCTCATTCATTGTAATGTGATGGTGTAATGCTGCCATGTGCTTTGGTCTTTGTACCCCGCTCCCTGGTTGTGTTTCCCTTCTGGTTTTTACAGCTTATTTTAGTGTTAAGTTCTGTTATAGTTTTCTCACCCCTTCATGGTCCTTTATTTGGTGTGATTCTGTTTTCTGTACTTCCCGTAAATAAAACTCCATTTTGTTTTTGAGCCGCAAGTGGATCAGCGCACCTTCTCCCGCCTGCACCGCGCCCTGAGTCCATAGCAAAGACTTGTCAGCTCTAAGGTCTGGCAAGCTCAGAGTGATTAATtgcatctgcaatattgttcagGGGGGGCAAAGACACCAGTGATTATTCCAGACGAAGCACATCACATTGAGGCTTTGTTTGGCGAGATGTCCGCAACAGATATTACTCAATATGAAATAAAGCTTTAGACAAGGAAGCCATTTTTTCTCATTTAGATGGATATCGTTGCTGTTAAGTATAAGTGATCCTTGACTATGGCCATCTCAAAAGACTGAGATAAGTAGCCATTATGAAAGAGAATAACACAATTTACAGTAAAGACACCATCCACTGGATTCTTTTAAATCACCAGGGAGTTCCTGTAGATAGCAGCTTAGCGGGTAGCAGTGAACTCACATAGCTGTTTGTGGGTTCggattcagtgtgtgtgtgtgtgtgtatgtgtgagtgcgcGGTTTGCATGTCTCCCAGATGGTCACAtgctttcccccacagtccagaaataTGGATTGGTTTCTCCAAATTGCATCTGTTTACATGTGTCCTAATATGAGCAAGCATATACAATCATAGCCAAAGGTTTTCACAGGGGCACCAGTGCTGTGTTCCGCAAACTTTGCTGCTTCAGCATTTTTAGTTTCTATGGTACACTGAAGGACAATTACTCGTTTAAACATTTCATAACTTTCAACGGCGTTTATTGGCAAATACATCAATTTGATGCAGAGTCAATATTTACAGTGTTAACCCTTCTTTATAACTTCTGCAATTCCCTCTGGCATGCTGGATATCAGCTTCTGGGGCAAATCCTGACTGACGTCGATCCATTCCTGCCTTGTTAGAGATTGGAGTTGACACAATTTGTAGGCTTCTGCTTGTCCACCCGCTTTTTGATGAGTGACCACAGcttctcaatgggattaagatctggggagtttcctggctaCGGATCCAAAATTTCAATGAACACTGCGCCACTTAAGTATCACTTTTGCCGTGTGACATGGTGCTCCACGATGCTGGGAAATACACAGACCATCACCAAATTGTGCTGGGATCAttgggagaagttgctcttgggaAACATTTGAAagccattctttattcatggcaATGTTTTTGGGCAGAACTGTGAGTGAGCCCTACTCCCTTGGAtgaggaacaacccagcatatGAATGGTCACAGGATGCTTCACTGTTGGCGTGACAGAGGACTCAAAATTGATATATTTGCTAATAAAGGCCTTTGAAACGTATAAAATGTTTATAATTGTTCTTCAGTATGCCATagaaacatgtaaaaaaaaaaattgaaaaatgcAGAAGTAGCAAAGTTTATGAAACACAAGGTTTGTGCCACTGTCAAACCTTTTGGCCATGACAGTACTTCCTGCCTCGTGCTTCAGCACCACCTCACATGTATGGATTAACGGAAGGCTTCTTAGATAAGGCCTCTAGAAGCATCATTCTTCAACAAAAATATCTGcagtttttatgcattttataaaaGACGCAAAATTGGTTAATTCAGTTGAGCTCAGATCTTAAGCACAAACACAAGTGTAATGTGTAGCTTTTATTACCATTGGAAAAAAGatgaaaatgaataaatgaaggTTTTAAATGATATACATCAAATAAAGGCCAAAATAAAAAGCAGAGGTCAGATATTTACAGAAGTACACTGAAGTCCACtggcaaaaatcataatcaGCCAGGGTTCCTGATTCAGTAGGccagatataaaaaaaaatccagttttCTTTCAGTACAGCAGATTTCAGCACAGTCTGGCACACAGTCTCCCCAAGCAGCTTCTTCTGAATTCCACTTTTCTCATAAAGGCTCATCAAAAAGTGGCAAACTTATGGTACACTTATGGTAAACTTAAAGCCATAAGCTTACATATGCATTACATGTTCAGCTATGATCCTAATTGTCCAGAGTATACTGACCACAACGTCTCAGAATTATCCAGTTTCGTGTCACATTCTGATGTCATGATTCATCCATGTTTCACTAACTGACATACACCGTGACACATACTGCCTATTCTATAGTATAACCTCAGCATAGCATTGAAAATGAACAAGATTAAAAATACTCTTAGCTGTAAACTGGCTTGCCCTTCTGACCTGAGCATTTTAGCCAGTCACTAGTGAAAGCAAGTAGGCCAGACATTGGAGTCTGGTCTTAAAAAGCAGATGTTTAAGGTGGGACTCATGAAGTGCGTGTGGTGAACGACTACTTGTGGTTACCTTTTGTAATAGAGCACAGAACAGGCAACATTTGCTTTGCTCTATCAATTTTGCCTACAGAATTCCTACAGGATCTGTGACTGTTCTTGGAGTGCACTGTAGGAGAGGGGtaaggtgggggtggcatggatCAGTCCCAGTGCCAAGCAAACAAACGTCTCCTGCTTGTCTCCCTTTCACTCGTTTTTCTTCTCCTTATGCTTGAGCAGCTTGTTAATCTCCCTCTTGGCCATGCCGGTGTACTTAGAGAGGATGCCATGCTGGTTAAGGCCGGGGAGGAGGAGCAGCACAGTCACTGTGAACCAGAGGAAGAATCAAGGTCAAAGAGTAACTCCAGCTTGGAACTGTCGCAGGTTTAAGCTCCTATCGGTGAGGTAAGGTGATTAAGCACCAGGAGCTGAAGATAAGTGAAACATTGGCCTCCTTGGTTGTCCTAGATCTGATGTCCTATTTTCACACTAGCAGGGGAGGTGTGTTCAATGACTGTCACACTTGCCCAAATCCATGAGTAAGCAAAGCTGGAACACAACTGTAAAAATGAACTTTACATTCCTTATCAGTAAATATATAACGAAGGAATAATTTTTCTGTTATCTTCCATTGAATTCTACTCTTGGTAGCTTTGTTAGTAAAGACTGCAGACTTCATCAAATAAATAACAAACCTATTATAACAAACCTATTTCCAAATAAACCACGACATCGGTCAAATGCTTAGGTGGAGAGCAACCCAATGATGTTGGGAAATTGCCTGAGGCTGCATCATATCTTCTTTGTTTCAGTATAGAACTAGTAGGTCTATCATTTTCCTTACCGATCAGGTAGGTTAGGAATAGGTTGTGGACCTGCTGCCCAATCCAGGCCATCACTACCAGACAGGAGATCACAGACAGGAAGTACTGCAGAGGAATCAGGAAAACTCGGCTTCAAAGTTGGATAAGATTAGGGTTAAGCCCTTCTTTCGGTTTCCTACACAGCTAGGTAGGGTCAAGGTTAACTGAACAAGAGCAAAACGTAATCTTTGGCAGTTGAGTAGGTGTACAATGCTAAATTGCTTGATTGTAGCACAACTTTAATAAATtgaaagtgattaattgtcGACAAACCGCAGCACAGAGTGCACAAGCACAAAAAGTGTCCTCAGATATTGTGACATAGTAGCAGGCAGATATTATTTAACGCCTGGGGAGGGGTgcatgggggcggtaccttgctggtaAGAGATTCAAACAGCAACATTTTCATCACTACCACACTTCTCtgaccattaggccaccacatCCCCAAAGCAGTGAAATGACAAGTAAAGCAGAAATGTCCAATTTAAGCTTTTTAAAGACTCCTCTGAAGTCTTCAAAGAATATCTCAGTGGCTGCCTCTGAGTGGTTGCATTTACCTGTATGGTCGGGGCATTTACAGCTAATAATAATTACAGTTTACAAAGCAATGCACCAGCATCACCAGTACAGCATGTGGCTCTCCCCAGGTTCACTCCCTGTTCACCATTTTTGGTTTCTCCTCCTTGAGGGCAAAGATTCGCCTCCACCAGCCCAACAGACGCCTCTGGACCTTCACAAGGTTTCCACAGATCTCATGGAAGCGCTGCTGTTGTTCGGTGGTCCTGTAGAAAAGGCCGGAAGGGAGAGACACCCGAAATCAGAGTGACTGACGTCACGATTTCAAATtaacacaaaaacagcaatagatGCAACAGACCACTGCACCGTTAAtctcattattttttaaacaattAAAAGAGCAACGTTCACGCAGAAGGATGCAAAGTTCTTTTCATCCTTTGGAAAACCATAACATGAACGCAAGAGGTGACCCCAGACACAAAAGCCTTAATTGCACTGCACTTTGCAAACGGTTGGATGAACACTTTCTGGATAGTGTCATGTTGTGACACCAGCAGCACTGAACTAATTAATTACAGTGCTCTGGGTAGCATCACAACAGCTCTTGGAAGTCGATTAAATTTAATTTGCGTGAAGAAGCTCTGAACTTAAAGCTTTAAGAATAATGGAGAAACCCCTGTGGTCCACAATTAATAACCTTCAATCTGCGTGTATGACAACAACCATGGATTCATGCATGCAACCTGTAAATAACGGAGATGACAGAAGATGAATGACTCCCAGCTAAAGAGTCTTTAACATGGATGGTCTCAAGACTCTGCACCAGTCTACTGAGATCAGTTCAGATTATAGGCTCCAAGTAGGCCAGCAATCATTAACCAGGACGTCGTAATAGGTCAAGGCTATGCTAATAAGTAAAATGTCTATATTTAACAGTAACATGAATAATCTCACATCAGCAAAAACCACCAATAATGCCAAGAGCACCAATGAGTCACTTCCCTGGAACAAAAGTGCATCCAAAACAGCATCAAGAGTTCCAGTGTAGCTTAATTTACTTTGCGGTAAAATCATCAGACTGCCATAGCTGTGCTTACcatgtgtgaacagccaatttTTGATGCACAGTGTCCTGAGCAGAACTTACCATTTGCTGGAGCCAAAGATCTTCGGGGCCAGGGTTGGAACAAGGTAATCAGCCAGACACAGGAGGATCACGCTAGAGGAGACACCGGTCAATACTGAAGGATCCAGGTAGTAGATCAGCCTGCCAGAGGAGAGACGTGGTCAGCAAGGACTGCACACTGTCTAAAGGGAAGGTAGATATTAATAACCGTCACCAGTGCAGGGAGCAATGACACCATCCGCAGCTCAGATTTGATCAAATTAACATATATCAAGTAACCATGGCCAACTCCAAACATCAGAATCTGATGTTCACTTTGTACCTGTGACAAACATACAAAGAGGATGGCAGCATCCTCACATCCTTCCTACCAGCACACAGCTATATCGAGGCCAAAACCTCTGCAGAAAGCACCCACGAGAATTTCGCTATCACCGCCACTGTGAATAACGAACGAGGCTAGAGACCAGAGAAGGTAGGACACTTATATTTCACAAAACAAGGACTTGGCTTGACATCACAGCAGGTGTATCTAAGAATGAAAATGCTACACATTTAAGACTTTCGGAGGACACTACAATAAATGTTGTATTGTATAGCATAGAATTCACTGCCCCTCCTTTTTAAAGGGACATGCATCTATATAGCAAAGCTCCCGCGACAGAAACCCGCAGGGTCTGATCGCCCTTAGGCAGAGTGACACTAGTGAGCCAATTGCACAACATGGGCAATGGGTCCGAGGGCAGCCTCCTGTACACACGTGAAGAGCATAGTGGTGACTCCGATAAGGGCGCcgggaaaccagggtttctgccagcGCAGGACATGGTCAGCAGCCAGGATCACCTCGCCCCACCCCTGAAGCTGCTCCTCCAGTTGTGAAATCTCCTGCGCCTTAGGACAAATAAACGGAATGTGTGTCAGCATAAGGGGCAGCTTATTTAAACTTCATACCTGTACCATCACATACCAACACACTGCACTCCCATGACTGCATCCTACACCAAATGTTATAAATTATTTGTGAGCTAGAAACATAAAACGAACTAACTCCCCCCCCAAGGCCAGACCTGGATTTCTGATAAGAGAAATAGGTTACAGCTGAAAGACTAGTACTAAAGGCACAAAAGGAGAAACCACTGCTGtctaatttttaataattatgaGTTTAGATTATTTAAAGTTTAGATTTGTTCTGTTATACGTGTTAAAATATATCACTAGTCCTAGTTCAAGGCGTTTAGGGAGCTAGAAGGTCAGACTTGGCTGTTTATCAGACCGCCAGTATCCTGTCCCCCATCGAGCAGATACTGCAGAGACGGCGTGAGGTGTAGAATTTGTGTCCATCCATCATGTACTTAACCAAATGGCAAAAGGCAGGTTACCAAACTAAATGGTGATTTGGACGTATTGCGGCCAACGCCAAATAGCAGAAGAGACACCCCCACGAACCGATCCCCTAAGTTCCATCCCAGCCGTACCTCGGCCTCAGCCTATCACATAATCCACATTgatttttatataatttgtaGAATATGGATGTAAGTGTGAAATAAGACACCTGTCTTGCAGCTAACGGGTTCTATTAAAATGCTGACTGGCTCTTCGCCATTTTCCGCATTTTTATCTGATCTAATAGCAAAATCAGCAAACCAAACACGCTAGGCGCCGGCACCATGCTAGCGGGACACATACCAGGAGATTTGTGCTCTTGTTGTCGCCGTCTGCCATGGTGCGATGTCTCCGGCCAGCGTCTGTATCTGACCTCAGCTTCGACAATGCGGATTCCGGCGCACCGCAGGCAGTTTACTCCGTGTTAACCGCTAGTCGACCAGTCCGCTCTGAGGTATTATGGGACTTGTAGTTGTATTTCCAACTGAAACATTACGAACGGTAAATTTGTATTGAGCAAATATCCCCTAAAGTAACAGATTATTTTATctaaatattataattaatcgactgcttaattatttcaaTAATTAAGTCAATTCCAAACATCAGAATCTGAGACGGATGCCTTGGAATAATATTTCAATCACCTGTCAAGATTTCCccccataatataatataatataatatatataattatgatgtattatattatattattttatccatccttccattttccaaaccgcttatcctattgggtcgcggggggtccggagcctatcccggaagcaatgggcacgaggcagggaacaaccctggatggggggccagcccattgcagggcacactcacacaccattcactcacacatgcacatctatgggcaatttttagcaagtccaattagcctcagcatgtctttggactgtggggggaaacggagtacccggaggaaaccccacgacgacatgtggagaacatgcaaactccacacacatgtgacccaggcggagactcgaacccgcgtcccacaggtgtgaggcaacagtgctaagcactgcaccaccgtgccacccccatattatattatattatattatattatattatattagacacatacatacaaattGCACTGACTGATGTAAATATAGTTGTATGCCTATGTAGCGGATATTGCAAAATATACAGAATAGTGGCATAATTTATGAACTTTAGGTGACTGACGTTTTATAAAATCTGATGGCTGATTGAATGAAGGACCTGCAGAAGCGTTACTTGCATGTTGGATTCAGTAGTCTGTTGCTGAAGGAGCTTCCTAATGTCCTCACTGTGTCATGCAGGGGGTGAGAGGGAATGACCATAATGGACGTAAATTTGGCCAGCATCCTCCTCCTCACCAGTCTGTAATGTCCATTAAAGCCTCTGCAGTCACACATTCAAGTAACAATGAAAATGCATTTGAAACCTTCGGAGGACGCTGCAATAAATTTTGTACTCACACATCCACACCGcgccacacacacatgtttatattcatatcattgtggggaccagcaaACCCCTATTCCAAACTATGACAACTTCAATCCCtgcccagccctaactttaagtctctctctctctctctctctctctctctatatatatatatatatatatatatatatatatatatatacacacacacacacacacacacatacacacacatccgggataggctccagaccccccgcgacccagtaggataagcggtttggaaaatggatggatggatggattattatttaaaaaaaaaaaaaaaaaaaagagttttcccTTGTAGGGACCAGAAAAATGTCCCACAAGATTTAGCCCAGAGTCCAGGAAGTGTGAGATGACATGGCTACCTACTGTTAatggtttttcatttaattatgaTGAACGCATAATGCTTTTTTGAGTACCCTGTCTCATGCCTTGTGCTTCCTAGCAAGCTCACCACGACCCTGAACTGGATATTAAGATACGGAGATTTATAAATTGATTACAAAGAGAGGAGGTACATTTTATTTGTGAAATTCAAGTGGCTGTAAAGGTGAAGTGTCACGCAAGGAAATACAGTAATCAAGCCCTGGCAAAGTAACATTACGAAACGGCAGAAATTCTGTGGCTTAGTTATATGCTTCAGATGCTTTTTTAAAGTATCATCAGAGCTGCCCTGATAAGAGTGACTCATCTGGTCTGTAAAGATCATATTGTAATGCTTAGCGTAGTACAGGACAGAGATGCTTTAGAAACTTCATTAGTATTGGATTCCAGGAAGCAACTGTCTTAGCGACTGGAGCAGTAATGTGACAACCAAAAAGAGCAAACATAGCGGAAATGGCGTTTAATTTCTGCACAGGGAGGGAGGTTTGATGGTACAAAGGGACACTGCCTGTCACATACATAGCATGTCATATCGTAATTCCACAAAATATTTCGATTTTTCACGCAAAGATGTGGATCGTATTCCAGTCATCTCAGGGGGAAAATAATTTAGAGATGCCGAttagcctgactgcatgtctcTGGACTGCTGGAGGGGACTCGACTCACACATacatactcacacatacagcGCTGAGGTGGGATTCGACCCCCAGGGTGGCCACAGTACTAATCACCATGCCACGCTAGAAGTTAAATTTAGACCAATaaaaatttacatttacaaaaaAGTATTTACAACAACGTCTGTAGTTCTATTATGCTACCAGCAGATGGCACCAATGCACCAGCAGAGAAAAGCGGAGCCCCTAGAGCACGGGTGGCctgtcttatccgcaaagggcaggtgtgtatgcgggttttggGAGAAccattaggtcagctgttcacacccaggtgtgagggctcttcagccaatcagtcctctaattagtaatctacatacacagtggccctttctgggtaagattggccacccctgccctAGAGAGTTTAATTACAACTGCCATATACACACTactctagtgtgtgtgtgtgcgtgtgcgtgtgtgcgcccTTCACTATTCCTTTGGGCCCTTGATTTTTCTTCTTCACTTGTGTAATAGAAATGTCTTTCCTTTGTCACTGGACAAATTCATATTAACTATGAATAATAagcaatattttaaaatctatatTTTATTGGTCAAATCTTCGGTTCATGCTCAATTcaaatgaaaatcaaaatattatcAAGTgcaatgaggggggggggctgggaggtgtGAACGTCTATTTGAACGTGATGTTTCCCAGCTGAACTGTAATTACATAGTGTGTCCCAaggcattttaaatatttattaaaagacAAATACAAAAGACTGCCTCTCCATACCATTGATTGCAGACCAAATTAAACAGTGCAATCGCAATAgtgcatatttaaatataatgCATGAATCATGTTTCTCATAGATTAAGGTGACAAATTAGccaattcatttttattctttcaAGTATTTCTCAGATTTTGTCTTTGTTTAACCTAGTGGTGAACAGTCCGTGCCTCTGAGAGCCAAAGAGAttccaaaatataattgaagtaGTTTTATAAAGAGAAGACATCCGGGTTAGAAACTAAGCACTCAGTAATCTCATTACTAGCTGGACATAGAGTATAACAGTATATTTGTCTGATGTTTTTACTTCATTTGGCTGCCCACCTCAATGGGATTTGATTCATTGGTGGCTGTAAAGCACATGCATGTGCCTAACACCAAAAGCAGATGTAACACATTAGCAAATTTTGCTGCAAAAGTAATAACAGTAACTGTTAACAAAAGCAAACACCTTCCAAGAATATTCATTACACATAGTGACACAGACACATAAGTGATTGTGACTTACGTATATGTTAAAGAAAAAGCAACCAGCTGTGATGTTTTctcctgctgtctgtttgcctgcctgcttcatTTCGTCTCCCCCAGAGTACACTAGTGGTACTGTGACATCACCCCGTTACCAAGCAACGGCTACCTCCATTAATCAATGGTGCAGTGAAGAGGGCCGCTCACGATGACTAAGGGAGCTGATGTGACATGTGACAGCTGATGACCAGGAAGGATAGATCATCATCTTTTGGAGATTTAACCCTTCGTCGGAAGCATAAATTTACCCTGAGACACCAGGGAATTGGTATCATTTTATCATGTGCGTGTCTTGCAGCCAGCTCAGAGTGACACAGAGCTGTATCGAGCAGCTACAGCTTCCCATAGGCTCGAGATATCAGCGATCAAAAGCGATCAAAGACCTAAATGCAAAGTGAGTCTTCAGTGGCCAATGTGAATGTGGCATTCAGCACCTGTGCAGGTCGGACGGACGACAAGCACGAGAGTGTCTTTACCGCCATTAATTCCCAATAAATGCACATACTCCATAAAAGACCGGTCCAGTCATTCCTCTCTGACTCATTGTCTTCAGGACCCTGCGGGGCCTCACACCACACCGAGCTCAGACCTCTGCAGCCGGGAGATACTGCTACCCGACACTCCCTCTACGTCAGTGCTCCTAATAAACGTGAGCGGAGCAGCTTGTCTTCATCAGCTACTCTTTCCACCTTGGCAaagtcattttcatttttattactcttgTAAAATGTTTGAACACAGAGCACATTCAGATCTTGCtagtacacacactgacatacacaccaaggtctttgtACAATGACagcattttacttttaattaatACTAGTTAAGAGTATAGCGATATTTAAATTGTTATTGCTATCATGAAACTGTAATTTTATGACTGTAAATTCTTAATGTCTAATTCATCTACATTCCAGTGCAATATAAGCTATACATGTTGTTCTTATAATCTTTGGATGATATAATGCTAGTATGGCCATTAAATAAGTGCATTTTTAGCAGATGGAGAGATCATTTTACATATTAAGTTTTTCATCTTCGTAGCAAGCTGTTGTGAGGGATTGGGGAGTTAAAGGTGCTGTGTATGAGTGTATATTGTGGAACTGACCATCTGTGACGTAGGCTGGCTTCTCAGCTGTAGTTCAAACGGTGATGTAAATGCTGGACAGCTGTGGCATTACGCCACAACCGATCGCAGGGGTGAAGACGCAGCACGTGACTGAAAGCACCCTACAGCAAGGGAAAGCAATATGGTGATATGGCTCGCGTTCCTCCTGTAGATTTAATATCAGATTTGTGTAGTGTGGAAATCATGGACGAAAATCACACAGGAGGCTTGATGCAGGAGTTTTACTTTTTACTAAAGAATGAAAAGCCAAATGGAAAAATGTGCACGACAGGCTGTCTCGACAAAACGGTGTCTTAAATCCGGAATTCAACTAAAACTTATTCAGAGATCTATGGAAAATAAGCTACAGGTGACCGAGAGCCGCCTCTAATCCCGAACAAACAGGAAAGTGAGAGCCGCCTCTAATCCCGAACAAACAGGAAAGTGAGAGCCGCCTCTAATCCCGAACAAACAGGAAAGTGAGAGCCGCCTCTAATCCCGAACAAACAGGAAAGTGAGAGCCGCCTCTAATCCCGAACAAACAGGAAAGTGAGAGCCGCCTCTAATCCCGAACAAACAGGAAAGTGAGAGCCGCCTCTAATCCCGAACAAACAGGAAAGTGAGAGCCGCCTCTAATCCCGAACAAACAGGAAAGTGAGAGCCGCCTCTAATCCCGAACAAACAGGAAAGTGAGAGCAGCTTCTAAACTTGAATACATAGGAAAATGAGAGCAGCTTCTAATCCCAAACAGGTCATTTCAGCCTGGGTGACGCTTTGACATAGCTGCATGCCATTTTTTCCTAGCAACACTTGCTTTTCGTAATATCGGCAAAAGGCAGTTGAAAGCAGCAGGAGTGCATAGACCACAGTTGATTTAATCTGCAGAACTATGGGCCTCTTTAAATACATACATTCTTTATtgtcaataaataaatgaaacacgCGATCATGGCACATCAACGATCACGGCAGATCACATCCTTCACTTTGCCCAGAGAGTAGTGAGGATGACAGGAAAAGTGATAAGGATCATACTGATGTTAGCAGACTAACAGCTGAGCATTTAATACTTAGAATGGTCACCTTAAGACACAATAAGACACACTGAGTATCCAGTGCCTTTTTCGAAATAGACTAATGCTAAAgactttttactttttaaatattgttattgttataacAATAAGGCACCCACCCTATAAACAGCCCAAGACATGATACATTTCTGAGTCAAATT
The sequence above is a segment of the Brienomyrus brachyistius isolate T26 chromosome 5, BBRACH_0.4, whole genome shotgun sequence genome. Coding sequences within it:
- the LOC125742807 gene encoding ADP-ribosylation factor-like protein 6-interacting protein 1, whose amino-acid sequence is MADGDNKSTNLLAQEISQLEEQLQGWGEVILAADHVLRWQKPWFPGALIGVTTMLFTLIYYLDPSVLTGVSSSVILLCLADYLVPTLAPKIFGSSKWTTEQQQRFHEICGNLVKVQRRLLGWWRRIFALKEEKPKMYFLSVISCLVVMAWIGQQVHNLFLTYLIVTVLLLLPGLNQHGILSKYTGMAKREINKLLKHKEKKNE